The Kineococcus rhizosphaerae sequence CACCCCGCCGGTGACCGGCCCCGAGGAGGGAGGAACCCGACGCACGGCGGGGACCACCGCCCGCGGGATCCTGCTGCGTCAGGAGACCACGCTGCTGGCGGTCGTCGTCGTGATCGGCGCCGTCACCGCGGCGAAGAACCCGGCGTTCCTCTCTGCGGACAACCTGCTGGAGGTGCTGCGCAGTTCCGTCGTGTACTTCGTCATGGGCTGCGGCGCGGCGCTGCTGGTCATCGGCGGTGGCCTCGACTTCTCCGTCGGGGCGGGTTTCACGCTGGGGGCGCTGACCTCCACCAGCCTCATGAGCCACGGGCTGTGGTGGCCGCTGGCGGTGCTCGCCGGCCTGGCGGCCGGAGCCGCGCTGGGAACCGTCAACCACCTGGTCATCTCCCGGCTGCACGTGCCACCGATCATCGCCACGCTGGGGACGTTCTTCGTCTGCCTGGGACTGAACACCCAGATGACCGGCGGGGTCGACGTGCTCCCCCTCCCCCAGCCCTTCCTCGTCTTCGGGCAGGGCACCTTCGCCGGTCTGCCGAACGTCATCTGGTTCGCCCTGCTCACCGGGATCGTGTTCTGGTTCCTGCTCGAGCACACCCGGTTCGGCGTCGACGTCCGCGCCCTCGGCGGGAACCGGCAGGCCGCCGTCGGGAACGGGCTGCGGACCACCCGCATCGACCTGGCCCTGTACGTCGTCGCGGGCGTCACGGCGGCGTTCGCCGGCGTCGTCTACTCCGCCCGGGTGGGTGCCGGTCAGGTCGAGGCCGGCGGGTCGTCCACCACCCTCGTCGTCGTCACCGCGGTCCTCATCGGGGGAGTCTCGCTGCTCGGCGGCCTGGGGTCGATCACCGGTGTCGCCGTCGGGGCGGTCCTGCTGTCGGTCATCGACAACGCGCTGATCGTCGCGGCCGTCCCGCCGCAGTACAACAACATCGTGGTCGGGACCATCCTCATCGCCGCCGTCGCGGTCGACCACCTGCGCCGCCGCCGGCTGTACGACCGGCGATGACGACCCTCGACCCCGACGTGGCCGCCGCCCTGCGCGACCTGGACGGTCTGCTGCCGCGCACCGCGCCCGACAGCCCACCGGCGGCGGTGCGCGAGCAGTACCGGCTCGTGCTGAGCCACCTGCGCACCGGCACCCCGGCGGAGTTCAGCGGTTCCAGCGTGGACGCCGCCGTTCCGGGCCCGCACGGTCCCGTGCCGGTGCGCCGGTACACCCCGCACGGCTGGCGAGCCGGCGGACCCGTCGTCGTGTGGATCCACGGCGGCGGCTGGGTGGTGGGGGACCTGGACTCCGCCGAACCCTCCGCGCAGACCCTGGCCGCGGCGACCGGAGCCCACGTGGTGTCCGTCGGCTACCGCCTGGCCCCGGAGAACCGCTTCCCCGCCGCCCTGCAGGACTGCCTGGCCGTGGTGCGTTGCGAAGCCGGGAGAACCTCCCGGCTGGGGGTCGGCGGGGATTCCACGGGCGGGAACCTCGCCGCCGCGGCCGCGCTCGCCGCCCGCTCGGCGGGTGCCGCCGTCGACGCCGTGCTGCTGGTGTACCCCGCCCTCGACGCGCGCACGGGCAGCGACTCCTACCGGACCTTCGCCGACGGCCCCTTCCTGACCCGGGCCGCCATGGAGTACTACTGGGCCGCCTACGGCGGCGGGGCCGAGAGCGCCGACCCCGCGGACCCGCACCTGCAGCCGTCCCGCGCGGGCGACCTGCAGCGCTTCCCCCCCACCGTCCTGACGACCGCGGGTTTCGACCCGCTGCAGGACGAGGGCACGGCCTTCGCGGGCCGGCTCGCGGCCACCGGGACCCCGGTCCTCCACCTGCACGCTCCCGCGCTGCCGCACGGGTGGCTGGAGATGACCGACCGGTCGCCCGCCGCGCTGGCCGAACGCACCCGGACCTGGCGGGCGTTCGGCGCTCTCCTGCGGCGGCCCGACCCGTCCACCGCGCGGGAGGTGCTCCGGGAACCGGCACGTTGACTCCACGGTCCCTTTCACCGGGACCGGGGAGGCAACGTGCCGTCCCGACGCGCCCCTACCATGGCCCCATGGCTTCCAAGGTGGTCCCCGCACGGGGCATGCGCGACGTCCTGCCGGTCGAGAAGGCTCGCCGGGAGCACGCGCTGCACGTGATCCGGGAGGTCTACCGCTCGTTCGGCTTCGACGAGGTCGAGACGCCGGTCGTCGAGGAGCTGTCCCGGCTGGAGTCGGGGCAGGGCGGCGAGAACGAGAAGATGCTGTTCAAGGTCATGCGCCGGGGCCTGGCGGCCGACGAGCCGCTGCTGCCCGCCGACGCCGCCGACCTGGGCCTGCGCTTCGACCTCACCGTGCCCCTGACCAGGTACGTCGCGACGAACGCGGCGACGCTGCGGATGCCGTTCAAGGCGGTCCAGATCGGTCCGGTGTTCCGGGCCGAGCGACCGCAGAAGGGCCGCTACCGCCAGTTCGTCCAGTGCGACATCGACATCGTCGGTGAGGCCGGGACGCTGGCCGAGGTGGAACTCGTCACCGCGACCCACACGGCGCTCAGCCGGCTCGGGCTGACGGGGACGACGCTGCGCCTCAACGACCGCGGCGTCCTCACGGGCCTGCTGAACGGGTGCGGTTTCGCCGAGACCGACCACGGCAGCGTCCTCATCACGGTCGACAAGCTCGACAAGATCGCCCTCGACGGGGTCCTCGCGGAACTGCGCGCCAAGGGTTTCGGCGAGGAGCAGGTCGCTGCGCTGGAGAAGGCGCTGACCGACCTCCTGCCGCTGCGCGACGTCGCCCGGATCGGCGACGGCGCCCTGCCGTCCACCGTCCCCGCGACCTCGATCGCGAACCTGCAGGAGATCGCGGCCGCGCTGGCCGTCTCGGCGCCGGACCTGAACGTCGAGTTCGACGTGACGCTGGTGCGCGGGATGGGCTACTACACGGGGCCGATCTTCGAGATGTCGCTCGCGACCGGCGGTTCCTCGATCGCCGGGGGCGGGCGCTACGACAACATGGTCGGCCGGTTCTCCGGCCGGGACCTGCCCGCGGCGGGTTTCTCGATCGGGTTCGAGCGCATCGTCGACGAGATCGCGCTGCCCACCGACCCCGCCGGGGCCGTCGCCCTCGTCCACCCCGCGGGTGCCGACGCCGGTGCCCTGCTGCGCAAGCAGCAGGAACTGCGCGCCGGCGGGGCCCGTGTGGCCCTCGTCCGGCAGGCCAAGCGGATGCAGCCGCTGTTCGACGCGCTCGTCGCCGAGGGCTACACGCGGGTCGTGCGGGCCCGCACGAACGACGAGGGCGTGCTGGAGTTCTCCGAGCCGTCGGAGCTCAGCGCGAGCTGACGGGTGCCTGCAGGTGCTGGCTGAAGAACGCGAACACCTGCGGCATCGCCGCTTTGAAGGACGTCGTGAGGTGCTTGCCGCCGTCCTGCAGCGCGACCTGCGCGCTCGAGGGCGCCGTGACGAGGGCTGAGAACCGCTGCGCCTGCGTCACGTCCTCGGGGCTGTCGGTACCGGCGACGAGCAGCCACGCGAGGGTCCCGCCGAACCCGGGCGCCAGCGCCGAGGGGTACAGGGCCTGCACCGCGGGCGCCTTGTGCGGCAGGTTCGTCTCCATGTCGAAGTAGCCGGCGATGCTCACGACGGCGCCGTACTCCCCGGGGTGGCGCAGGGCGATGGCGGCGGCGCAGTAGGCCCCCGACGAGGCCCCCGCCGTCCCCCAGCCCTTCCCGGGCGGCAGGACGCGGAAGTCGTGCTGGACCATCGCCGGGACGTCGGTGTCGAGGAACGTGCCGACGGCGGGCTGCCCGGGCAGGTCGGTGCACTCGGTGTCGACGTCCTTGGAGACCTGCATCTCGGGCATGACGAACACGAACGGCAGCACCGAACCGTCGCGCGAGCCCTGGTCGACGACCTCCTGCGCCGAGTACGACCGGTCGGTCCAGTTGTTGTAGGTGGCCCCGTCGCCGCCGGGGTAGAGGAACAGCACGGGGAACTCGGTGTGCGCGTACCGCGGGTCGTCGTACTGCGGCGGCGTCCAGACCCACACCTTCATGCTGACGCCGGACGTCGCGCCGTGCAGCGTCGTCTCCCGGACGTCCTCGGCGCCGAAGTTCACGGTCGTGAACCGCTGGCCGTCGGGGGTCCGCGACGGGCTGGGCGAGGCCGACGCGGTGGTCGAGGTGGTGCTCGAGGTGGTGCTCGTGGTGGTGCTCGGAGAGCTGCCGGCGGAGGGGGAACGGCGGTGCTCGGGCATCGTGCGGTGCGACGGCGGCGCCGAGCACCCCACGACGAGCAGGGCCACACCGACGACAACGGGGAGTGCGCGCAACCTCACGCCCGGATCGTGCCGCACACCCCGCCCGGCCACGCCCTCCTGCACCGTTCCGACACCGGTCCCCCGCGAGATCCGGCACACGGCTCGCGCGGAGGACCGGGACCGGTCAGGCGGAGGTGAGCCGCGCGGTCGCGTGCCCCTGCCGGGTGGCGGCCAGCGTCAGTTCCTGCCGGTCCTCGAGGGCCCTGTCCTGCGTGGAGCGGACCTCGCGCGCGTCGAGGAAACCCCGGAGCCGCCCGGGGTCGTTCGTGATGATCCCGTCGACCCCGTGGCGCAGCAGGTCCGCCCACAACCGGGGCTCGTCGACGGTGTAGGGGTACGTCGCGACCCCCGCCGCGTGGTACTCGGCGACGACGTGCGGGCTGGCGACGAGAGCGGCGGCGTACGGGTTCACGGCGACGACCCCGAGCTCGGCCACGGCCCGGGCGGCCTGCTCGCGCGCCACCCCGGCCGGGGTGGACAGCGCCGTGAACGGGTCGCCCGCCAGGTCCTGGAACGACTGCTCGAGCTCGTCGGGGTCGACGGGGCCCGGGTGCAGCACCAGCAGCGCCCGGCGGACGTCCGGGGCGACGTCGCGCAGGGCGGCGACGGTCGTGCGGTCGAAGCTCTGGACGACGCTGCGCCCGGCCACCCCGGCCGTCCGCAGGGTCGCGACGGCCCCGGCCGCCTCGGCCGGTGTCCACGCGCCCTTGAACTCCACCAGCAGGCCGGCGGCGGGGAAGCGCGCCACGACGTCGACGACCTCGCGCAGCGTCGGGACGCGCTGCCCGGCGAACGCCGGGGCGAACCACGCCCCGGCGTCGGCGGTGCGCACGGCGGCGCTGGGCAGGTCCCCGACCGCACCCGGGGCGTCGGTGGTGCGGTCCAGGGTGGCGTCGTGCAGGACGACCGGGACCCCGTCGGCGTCGAGCCGGACGTCGAGCTCGAGGAGGTCCGCGCCGGCGCGCAGGGCCGCCTCGAACGCGGCGAGGGTGTTCTCGGGGGCCGCGGCGGAGTAGCCGCGGTGGGCGATCACGAGCGGTCGGGTCACGGGTCCAGGCTCCCAGGTGTCCGGGCGTCCGGTCAGGACTTCAGCAGCGGCTCGACGTCCGCCTCGTAGGACTGCTGGACCTCCTGCTGCGCGGTGCCCCACGCGTCCTTGGACGCGGTGCCCTGCAGCATGACCTTCTCCCAGGCCGTCACCGTGGACTGGTCCCCACCGGGGACGAAGACGCGCGCGTTGTCCTGCTTGCGGACGTTCTTCAGCTGGTCGACGGCGGTCTTGAACAGCGGCGTCTGCGCGTAGACCTCCTGCATCGGGCCGGAGTCCACGGCGCCGGTGGTGACGGGCATGTAGCCGGTGTTCTGCGAGAAGTACGCGGTGTTGTCGTCCTCGGCGAGGAACGCCAGGAACTTCGCGGCCGCGAGCTGCTGCTCGGGCGTGCGCTTGGCGGGGATCGCGAACCCGGCGCCCCCGGTGGGCGTGAACTGCCCGGCCGTGCCGCCGGGCAGGAACGCGTTGCCGACCTCGAAGTTCGCGGCCTTGAGGATGCCCGACAGCGACCCGGTCGAGCCGATGACGGAGGAGTACAGGCCCGCGCCGAAGTCGGAGGCCTGGTCGGAGGAGGAGACCGCGGCCCAGCCCTGCGTGATGTAGCCGCGCAGGTAGTCGCTGGCGGCGAGGACCTTCTCGCTGTCGACGGTCATCGTCCAGTCCTTCGACAGCGCCCCGCCCATGCCCCAGATGAGGTTCTGGTGGATCCAGGTCGCGTTGCCGGTGCCCTTGCCGAGGCCGTAGGGGGCCTGCGCGCCCGTGCCCGCCGCCTTCAGCTTCGGCAGCCACGTCGCGAACTCGTCCCAGGTGTCCGGGCCGCGGTCGGGCAGGCCGGCCGCGGACCAGTGGGCCTTGTTGTAGTAGAACACCGGCGTCGAGCGGCAGTAGGGGACGGCCCACTGCTCGTCCTGGTACTGGTAGTCGGCGTACAGGCCCTTCTGGTAGTTCTCGGTCTTCACCCCGGCGGCGGGCAGCAGCTCCTTCAGCGGGGCGAGCTGGTCGTTGAGGGCGTAGCGGAACCACCAGACGTCGCTGAGCAGCACCAGGTCCGGCAGGTCCGACCCCGTGAGCGCGGCCTGGAACTTCTGCGAGATCTCGTCGTAGTTCGACCCGGCGGTGACGAACTCGACCTTGATGTCGGCGTTCTCCTTCGCCCAGCGGGTCAGGAACTCCGCCTCGACTGCCTGGGAGGACCCGGGGTGGTTCGTCCAGATCGTGACGGTGTCGGCGGGGGTGACCTTCGACCAGTCCGTCGAGGAGGCCGAGGCGGTGCTGTCGTCGGACGCGGCCGTCGACGGGCCGGAGCAGGCGGCCAGGCCCAGGCCGGCGGCACCCAGGCCGACCAGGCCGAGGACCCCGCGGCGGGGCACGGCCACGTCGTTCAGCAGGTTGTTCACGGGACTCTCCAGGGTTTCGGTGGGTCAGTTCGCGAGGGCACCCGCGGCGAGACCCGCCACGAGACGCCGCTGGAAGAAGAGGAAGACGAGCAGGATCGGGAGCATGACCAGCACGGTCCCGGCCATGAGGACGCCCCAGTTGGTGATCCCGTCGTTGTTCTGCAGCAACGTCAGGCCCACGGGCAGGGTCATCATGGTCGAGCGGTCGGTGACGAGCAGCGGCCAGAGGTACTGGTTCCACTCGCCGACGACGGAGACGAGGGCGACGGCCGAGACGGTCGGCGCGGACAGCGGCACGACGAACTGCCACAGGCGCCGCCAGTGGCCCGCCCCGTCGAGGGTCGCGGCCTCCAGGACCGAGACGGGCAGGGTCTGGAAGTGCTGGCGGAACAGGAAGGTGCCGAGCGAGCTCGCGAGCCCGGGCACGACGATCCCCTGGTAGGTGTTCAGCCAGCCGGTCTGCGCGATGAGCGTGTAGTTCGGGATGAGCGTCACCTGCGGGGGGACCATGAGCGCCGCGAGCACGACGAGGAAGACGATCCGCTTGCCGGGGAACTCCACGAACACGAGCGCGTACGCGCACGTGAGGCCGAGGACGACCTTGAACCCCGCACCCAGCACGGTGGTGATGACGCTGTTCAGCAGGAAGTGCGCGAAGGGGACGGTCGCGAAGACGTCGGCGTAGTTCTGCCACTGCAGGGCGTGCGGCAGCCAGCGCGCGGGGATCGTGTAGATCTCGTTGCGCTGCTTGAGGGAGGCCAGCAGCATCCACAGCATCGGGACGACCATGACCAGAGCGGCGACCACGAGGCCGGCGTACCCGAGCACGTCGACGCGGCGCTTCGGTTCCCGCAGTTCCCGGCCGGACGACCGGGGGGCGGGGATGCGCCCCGAGCCCGACGTGGTCCTCTGCTCCACGCTCACCGGTAGTGCACCTTCCGTTCCACGACGACCATCTGGACGATCGTCACGACGAGCAGGGCGAGGAACAGCAGGGTCGCGATGGCCGAAGCGTACCCGGCGGAACCGTTCACGAACGCCTCCTGGTAGACCTGGTAGACCATCGTCGTCGTGCCCTCCAGCGGGCCGCCCTTGGTCATCGCGCGGATGATGTCGAAGGACCCGCCGGCGTTGGACTCGATGAACACCGTGACGCCCAGGAAGAACGTCGTGGGCGACAGCAGCGGGAAGACGATCGACCAGAACTGCCGCAGGGGGGACGCGCCGTCGATCTGGGCGGCCTCGAGGAGGTCGGCGGGAACCGACTGCAGCGCCGCCAGGTAGATGATGGCGACGTACCCGACGTACTTCCACAGGTAGACGACGCAGACCATGGCCAGCGCCCAGTCCGGGTCGTTGTACCAGTTCGGCGAGCCCAGGCCGACGGCGCGCAGCAGGCCGGAGACCAGGCCGTACTGCGGGTCGAAGACGAACAGCCAGCACATGCCGACGGCGACCCCGGACAGCACGTAGGGGGCGAACACGACGGCGCGGACGAACGTCCGGCCGCGCAGCCTCCGGTCCAGGAGGCGGGCCATCGCCAGCCCCAGGGCCATGCAGCCGCCGACGGTG is a genomic window containing:
- a CDS encoding carbohydrate ABC transporter permease, with product MSVEQRTTSGSGRIPAPRSSGRELREPKRRVDVLGYAGLVVAALVMVVPMLWMLLASLKQRNEIYTIPARWLPHALQWQNYADVFATVPFAHFLLNSVITTVLGAGFKVVLGLTCAYALVFVEFPGKRIVFLVVLAALMVPPQVTLIPNYTLIAQTGWLNTYQGIVVPGLASSLGTFLFRQHFQTLPVSVLEAATLDGAGHWRRLWQFVVPLSAPTVSAVALVSVVGEWNQYLWPLLVTDRSTMMTLPVGLTLLQNNDGITNWGVLMAGTVLVMLPILLVFLFFQRRLVAGLAAGALAN
- a CDS encoding glycerophosphodiester phosphodiesterase, coding for MTRPLVIAHRGYSAAAPENTLAAFEAALRAGADLLELDVRLDADGVPVVLHDATLDRTTDAPGAVGDLPSAAVRTADAGAWFAPAFAGQRVPTLREVVDVVARFPAAGLLVEFKGAWTPAEAAGAVATLRTAGVAGRSVVQSFDRTTVAALRDVAPDVRRALLVLHPGPVDPDELEQSFQDLAGDPFTALSTPAGVAREQAARAVAELGVVAVNPYAAALVASPHVVAEYHAAGVATYPYTVDEPRLWADLLRHGVDGIITNDPGRLRGFLDAREVRSTQDRALEDRQELTLAATRQGHATARLTSA
- the hisS gene encoding histidine--tRNA ligase, with amino-acid sequence MASKVVPARGMRDVLPVEKARREHALHVIREVYRSFGFDEVETPVVEELSRLESGQGGENEKMLFKVMRRGLAADEPLLPADAADLGLRFDLTVPLTRYVATNAATLRMPFKAVQIGPVFRAERPQKGRYRQFVQCDIDIVGEAGTLAEVELVTATHTALSRLGLTGTTLRLNDRGVLTGLLNGCGFAETDHGSVLITVDKLDKIALDGVLAELRAKGFGEEQVAALEKALTDLLPLRDVARIGDGALPSTVPATSIANLQEIAAALAVSAPDLNVEFDVTLVRGMGYYTGPIFEMSLATGGSSIAGGGRYDNMVGRFSGRDLPAAGFSIGFERIVDEIALPTDPAGAVALVHPAGADAGALLRKQQELRAGGARVALVRQAKRMQPLFDALVAEGYTRVVRARTNDEGVLEFSEPSELSAS
- a CDS encoding alpha/beta hydrolase is translated as MTTLDPDVAAALRDLDGLLPRTAPDSPPAAVREQYRLVLSHLRTGTPAEFSGSSVDAAVPGPHGPVPVRRYTPHGWRAGGPVVVWIHGGGWVVGDLDSAEPSAQTLAAATGAHVVSVGYRLAPENRFPAALQDCLAVVRCEAGRTSRLGVGGDSTGGNLAAAAALAARSAGAAVDAVLLVYPALDARTGSDSYRTFADGPFLTRAAMEYYWAAYGGGAESADPADPHLQPSRAGDLQRFPPTVLTTAGFDPLQDEGTAFAGRLAATGTPVLHLHAPALPHGWLEMTDRSPAALAERTRTWRAFGALLRRPDPSTAREVLREPAR
- a CDS encoding ABC transporter permease, producing the protein MNSTPAPGPTTTAPAPTPPVTGPEEGGTRRTAGTTARGILLRQETTLLAVVVVIGAVTAAKNPAFLSADNLLEVLRSSVVYFVMGCGAALLVIGGGLDFSVGAGFTLGALTSTSLMSHGLWWPLAVLAGLAAGAALGTVNHLVISRLHVPPIIATLGTFFVCLGLNTQMTGGVDVLPLPQPFLVFGQGTFAGLPNVIWFALLTGIVFWFLLEHTRFGVDVRALGGNRQAAVGNGLRTTRIDLALYVVAGVTAAFAGVVYSARVGAGQVEAGGSSTTLVVVTAVLIGGVSLLGGLGSITGVAVGAVLLSVIDNALIVAAVPPQYNNIVVGTILIAAVAVDHLRRRRLYDRR
- a CDS encoding carbohydrate ABC transporter permease, with translation MTTLHQVPATRHRTIPWKSWGTFLLLAGPNVALLVLFVYKPLVQNVQYSLLHWNLGSDRATFVGLQNYVNYFHDPKTPTVLLTTLVFAVVTVGGCMALGLAMARLLDRRLRGRTFVRAVVFAPYVLSGVAVGMCWLFVFDPQYGLVSGLLRAVGLGSPNWYNDPDWALAMVCVVYLWKYVGYVAIIYLAALQSVPADLLEAAQIDGASPLRQFWSIVFPLLSPTTFFLGVTVFIESNAGGSFDIIRAMTKGGPLEGTTTMVYQVYQEAFVNGSAGYASAIATLLFLALLVVTIVQMVVVERKVHYR
- a CDS encoding ABC transporter substrate-binding protein; protein product: MNNLLNDVAVPRRGVLGLVGLGAAGLGLAACSGPSTAASDDSTASASSTDWSKVTPADTVTIWTNHPGSSQAVEAEFLTRWAKENADIKVEFVTAGSNYDEISQKFQAALTGSDLPDLVLLSDVWWFRYALNDQLAPLKELLPAAGVKTENYQKGLYADYQYQDEQWAVPYCRSTPVFYYNKAHWSAAGLPDRGPDTWDEFATWLPKLKAAGTGAQAPYGLGKGTGNATWIHQNLIWGMGGALSKDWTMTVDSEKVLAASDYLRGYITQGWAAVSSSDQASDFGAGLYSSVIGSTGSLSGILKAANFEVGNAFLPGGTAGQFTPTGGAGFAIPAKRTPEQQLAAAKFLAFLAEDDNTAYFSQNTGYMPVTTGAVDSGPMQEVYAQTPLFKTAVDQLKNVRKQDNARVFVPGGDQSTVTAWEKVMLQGTASKDAWGTAQQEVQQSYEADVEPLLKS
- a CDS encoding alpha/beta hydrolase, yielding MRLRALPVVVGVALLVVGCSAPPSHRTMPEHRRSPSAGSSPSTTTSTTSSTTSTTASASPSPSRTPDGQRFTTVNFGAEDVRETTLHGATSGVSMKVWVWTPPQYDDPRYAHTEFPVLFLYPGGDGATYNNWTDRSYSAQEVVDQGSRDGSVLPFVFVMPEMQVSKDVDTECTDLPGQPAVGTFLDTDVPAMVQHDFRVLPPGKGWGTAGASSGAYCAAAIALRHPGEYGAVVSIAGYFDMETNLPHKAPAVQALYPSALAPGFGGTLAWLLVAGTDSPEDVTQAQRFSALVTAPSSAQVALQDGGKHLTTSFKAAMPQVFAFFSQHLQAPVSSR